The following proteins are encoded in a genomic region of Haloarcula marina:
- a CDS encoding DUF7384 family protein yields the protein MSEASPARVVADADVLAADLLCGEGPAREALDHVRGHSWVTLVASDPLLDDAEAVIQRCSTAALAADWRERIEREREAVDHPTGDHPALASAYRGGAAHVLTYDDSLRSAATGLSLKPHMQVSVRPPDAFARLFDPESLYEHLEGGAYPGPDRDPRA from the coding sequence ATGTCTGAAGCCTCGCCCGCCCGCGTCGTCGCCGACGCCGACGTTCTCGCGGCCGATTTGCTCTGCGGCGAGGGGCCCGCCCGCGAGGCGCTCGACCACGTCCGAGGGCACTCGTGGGTCACGCTCGTCGCCAGCGACCCGCTACTGGACGACGCCGAAGCGGTGATTCAGCGCTGTTCGACCGCCGCCCTCGCGGCCGACTGGCGCGAGCGAATCGAGCGAGAGCGCGAGGCTGTCGACCATCCGACCGGGGACCATCCGGCGCTGGCCTCGGCCTACCGCGGCGGGGCCGCCCACGTCCTCACCTACGACGATTCCCTGCGGAGCGCGGCGACGGGCCTCTCGCTCAAGCCGCACATGCAGGTGAGCGTCCGCCCGCCCGACGCGTTCGCGCGGCTGTTCGACCCGGAATCGCTGTACGAACACCTCGAAGGCGGCGCGTATCCGGGGCCGGACCGCGACCCGCGGGCCTAG
- a CDS encoding non-canonical purine NTP pyrophosphatase codes for MLNFVTTNPGKVREATEYLDDEVAQFDFDYPEIQADDLGAVAAHGARSAYRAADGPVIVDDAGLFIDAFDGFPGPYSSYVEDTVGVERVWRMTEPEDDHAAAFKTVIAYCDGEEFAATPDPVDREERRGQDLDADERGAATTDEQVHGGEDALPVKLFEGRVPGELVAPRGDGGFGFDPIFEHDGKTFAEMTTEQKNAVSHRGRALAKFAEWYAER; via the coding sequence ATGCTCAACTTCGTCACGACCAATCCCGGGAAGGTGCGGGAGGCGACCGAGTATCTGGACGACGAGGTGGCCCAGTTCGATTTCGACTACCCCGAGATTCAGGCCGACGACCTCGGAGCGGTGGCCGCCCACGGCGCGCGGTCGGCCTACCGGGCCGCCGACGGGCCGGTCATCGTCGACGACGCGGGCCTCTTTATCGACGCCTTCGACGGCTTCCCCGGCCCGTACTCCTCGTACGTCGAGGACACCGTCGGCGTCGAACGCGTCTGGCGGATGACCGAACCCGAGGACGACCACGCGGCGGCGTTCAAGACGGTCATCGCCTACTGCGACGGCGAGGAGTTCGCGGCAACACCGGACCCCGTCGACCGCGAGGAGCGCCGGGGACAGGACCTCGACGCGGACGAGCGAGGGGCCGCGACCACCGACGAACAGGTCCACGGCGGCGAGGACGCTCTGCCCGTGAAACTGTTCGAGGGGCGCGTCCCGGGCGAACTCGTCGCGCCGCGCGGCGACGGCGGATTCGGCTTCGACCCCATCTTCGAGCACGACGGGAAGACGTTCGCCGAGATGACCACCGAACAGAAGAACGCCGTCTCCCACCGCGGGCGGGCGCTGGCGAAGTTCGCGGAGTGGTACGCCGAGCGATGA
- a CDS encoding methyl-accepting chemotaxis protein, which translates to MSNTFVDRYKSLIRDSLDLVGVAGSIERKVLAAVGIQFGISVALAGVAFALDGVVQFALTGLLLTGAVVAFANTVFITREDLVDPVVTLSERADRIAAGDVAVDVPDSDRDDEVASLLASFDAMQSSLETVSRQADALSRREFDAAVLDEDVPGTFGESLDRMAANMEEYTTDLQQMTEDLERRSAALGDLVATFGEAAERAKAGDLTATIDREFDDVDDQFQCVVDDYNDLLRTLADTIGDVTAFADEVAETSDRVTESVTEIDRASDEIARSVQEISAGASQQSTRHDAVAEDMNTLSATVEEIAATADDAADTADRAATRGREGREEAAAAIEELETMATRIDGIADSVAGLVDQIAEIDEVVDLITEVAEQTNMLALNASIEAARADAEGDGFAVVADEVKSLAEETRDAAEDVSERIDAVQATASETVDDVEATTERVADSTDTIEATLRDFEDIVDVLGEVNAAIQEISDATGQQAETTQEVVDAVDEVAAVSERTESEAESVAAATEEQTATISEVTTEIRSVAERTDDLHDRLRQFEVDERANGPRSDSVLTVASGDD; encoded by the coding sequence ATGTCGAACACGTTCGTCGACCGATACAAATCGCTGATACGCGACTCCCTCGACCTCGTCGGCGTCGCGGGCTCCATCGAGCGGAAGGTACTCGCGGCCGTCGGCATCCAGTTCGGCATCTCGGTGGCGCTCGCCGGCGTCGCGTTCGCGTTGGACGGGGTCGTCCAGTTCGCGCTGACCGGCCTGTTGCTGACCGGTGCGGTCGTCGCCTTCGCCAACACCGTCTTCATCACCCGCGAGGACCTCGTCGACCCGGTCGTGACACTCTCCGAGCGTGCCGACCGAATCGCCGCCGGCGACGTCGCCGTCGACGTGCCGGACAGTGACAGAGACGACGAGGTGGCGAGCCTCCTCGCCTCGTTCGACGCGATGCAATCCTCGCTGGAGACGGTCTCCAGACAGGCCGACGCGCTCTCCCGACGGGAGTTCGACGCCGCGGTGTTGGACGAGGACGTGCCGGGCACGTTCGGGGAGTCGCTGGACCGGATGGCGGCCAACATGGAGGAGTACACGACCGACCTCCAGCAGATGACCGAGGACCTCGAACGCCGGTCGGCCGCACTAGGGGACCTCGTGGCTACCTTCGGCGAGGCCGCGGAACGGGCGAAGGCCGGGGACCTCACCGCCACCATCGACCGTGAGTTCGACGACGTCGACGACCAGTTCCAGTGCGTCGTCGACGACTACAACGACCTCCTGCGGACGCTCGCCGACACCATCGGCGACGTGACGGCCTTCGCCGACGAAGTGGCCGAGACCAGCGACCGCGTCACCGAGAGCGTCACCGAAATCGACCGTGCCAGCGACGAGATAGCCCGGTCGGTCCAAGAGATTTCCGCCGGAGCGAGCCAGCAGTCGACCCGCCACGACGCCGTGGCCGAGGACATGAACACGCTGTCCGCGACGGTCGAGGAGATAGCGGCGACGGCCGACGACGCCGCCGACACGGCCGACCGCGCTGCCACTCGGGGCCGGGAGGGGCGCGAGGAGGCGGCCGCCGCCATCGAAGAACTGGAGACGATGGCGACCCGAATCGACGGCATCGCCGACTCCGTGGCGGGACTGGTCGACCAGATAGCCGAGATAGACGAGGTGGTCGACCTCATCACGGAGGTGGCCGAACAGACGAACATGCTCGCGCTGAACGCCTCCATCGAGGCCGCGCGGGCCGACGCCGAGGGCGACGGGTTCGCCGTCGTCGCCGACGAGGTCAAATCGCTGGCCGAGGAGACCCGCGACGCCGCCGAGGACGTCTCCGAGCGCATCGACGCGGTACAGGCGACGGCCAGCGAGACGGTCGACGACGTGGAAGCGACCACCGAACGCGTCGCCGACAGCACCGACACCATCGAGGCGACGCTCCGAGACTTCGAAGACATCGTCGACGTACTCGGCGAGGTCAACGCCGCCATCCAAGAGATATCCGACGCGACCGGTCAGCAGGCCGAGACGACCCAAGAGGTCGTCGACGCCGTCGACGAGGTGGCCGCCGTCAGCGAACGGACCGAATCGGAGGCCGAGTCCGTCGCCGCGGCCACCGAGGAACAGACCGCCACCATCTCCGAGGTGACGACCGAGATTCGGTCGGTCGCAGAGCGAACCGACGACCTGCACGACCGGTTGCGGCAGTTCGAGGTCGACGAGCGCGCGAACGGGCCCCGCTCGGACTCCGTTCTAACCGTCGCCTCCGGCGACGACTAG
- a CDS encoding DUF5808 domain-containing protein, translating to MADKPQSGTLFGVPYNFERPSLKRLMSSYWQPGDGMLVEKPFGIGYTLNLANWRSWVVLLVAGVMLYLERRGDVEEFEDEADDEPVEVVVD from the coding sequence ATGGCAGACAAGCCCCAGTCAGGGACTCTCTTCGGCGTGCCGTACAACTTCGAGCGACCCAGCCTCAAGCGGCTTATGTCGTCGTACTGGCAACCCGGCGACGGGATGCTCGTCGAGAAGCCGTTCGGCATCGGCTACACGCTGAACCTCGCGAACTGGCGGTCGTGGGTCGTCCTCCTCGTGGCCGGTGTCATGCTGTATCTGGAACGCCGCGGCGACGTGGAAGAGTTCGAAGACGAGGCCGACGACGAACCCGTCGAAGTCGTCGTCGACTGA
- a CDS encoding SDR family NAD(P)-dependent oxidoreductase, producing MSAASVERDDPGTALITGASAGIGEALAREFAAHDHDVVLVARREDRLEALAEELESEEVTATAIVMDLDRAAAAEDLHETVRARDLDVEILVNNVGVGTYGPFAESAIDAERTQLRLNVVLPVELTRLFLDEFDGGEKVLNVGSVAGFQPGPNLAGYYASKAYVNSFTEAIAEELRGRVDVTLLCPGPVDTEFQSRAGMGDSAVGSLTSNTPAAVAEAAYDGLMAGETVVVPSRAMRVVDLLGRVTPRPIVRRIAKVVNGDR from the coding sequence ATGAGCGCGGCGTCCGTCGAGCGAGACGACCCCGGCACAGCCCTAATTACGGGCGCGTCGGCCGGTATCGGCGAAGCGCTGGCCCGCGAGTTCGCCGCCCACGACCACGACGTGGTGCTGGTCGCTCGACGCGAGGACCGCCTCGAAGCGCTGGCCGAGGAACTCGAAAGCGAGGAGGTGACCGCGACAGCCATCGTGATGGACCTAGACCGAGCGGCCGCCGCCGAGGACCTCCACGAGACGGTTCGGGCGCGTGACCTCGACGTGGAGATTCTCGTCAACAACGTCGGCGTCGGCACGTACGGCCCCTTCGCAGAGAGCGCCATCGACGCCGAGCGCACGCAGTTGCGTTTGAACGTCGTCCTCCCCGTCGAACTGACGCGCCTGTTCCTCGACGAGTTCGACGGCGGCGAGAAAGTGTTGAACGTCGGGTCCGTCGCGGGCTTTCAGCCCGGCCCCAACCTCGCGGGCTACTACGCGAGCAAGGCCTACGTCAACAGTTTCACCGAAGCCATCGCCGAGGAGTTGCGCGGCCGCGTCGACGTGACCTTACTCTGTCCCGGCCCCGTCGACACGGAGTTCCAGTCCCGCGCCGGGATGGGCGACTCGGCGGTCGGGTCGCTGACCTCGAACACGCCCGCCGCCGTCGCCGAAGCGGCCTACGACGGCCTGATGGCCGGGGAGACGGTGGTCGTCCCGAGTCGGGCGATGCGCGTCGTCGACCTGTTGGGGCGGGTGACGCCCCGACCAATCGTCCGTCGGATAGCGAAGGTGGTCAACGGCGACCGCTGA
- a CDS encoding potassium channel family protein, translated as MKFVIVGYGRVGTRTARILKSEGHDVIIVEREQAKVDRAEKEGFTVVHGDGSEESVLEEAGIDTADAIGGLTGDLNTNFTACMIAKEHGCRTVLRIDADYREEIYEKYAADVDEIIYPERLGAAGAKTALLGGDFNVLADLTERLSIASVRVPEDSPVIGKRVVEVELPGDAHIYAHGREHEPMTIPLPQTEIAAGDSVAVMAEPDGLESVRSALRGAA; from the coding sequence ATGAAGTTCGTTATCGTCGGCTACGGCCGCGTCGGGACCCGGACCGCGCGCATCCTCAAGAGCGAAGGTCACGACGTGATTATCGTCGAACGCGAACAGGCGAAGGTCGACCGGGCCGAGAAAGAGGGGTTCACCGTCGTCCACGGCGACGGGAGCGAGGAGTCGGTCCTCGAAGAAGCGGGCATCGACACCGCCGACGCCATCGGCGGCCTCACCGGGGACCTCAACACGAACTTCACGGCCTGTATGATAGCCAAAGAACACGGCTGTCGGACCGTCCTCCGCATCGACGCCGACTACCGCGAGGAGATTTACGAGAAGTACGCCGCCGACGTGGACGAGATAATCTACCCCGAGCGACTCGGCGCGGCGGGGGCGAAGACGGCGCTGTTGGGCGGTGACTTCAACGTCTTAGCGGACCTGACCGAACGCCTCTCCATCGCCAGCGTCCGCGTTCCAGAGGACTCCCCGGTCATCGGCAAGCGCGTCGTCGAAGTCGAACTGCCCGGCGACGCACACATCTACGCGCACGGTCGCGAGCACGAACCGATGACGATTCCGCTCCCGCAGACGGAAATCGCGGCGGGCGACAGCGTCGCCGTCATGGCCGAACCCGACGGGTTAGAGTCGGTTCGCTCGGCGCTCCGGGGCGCGGCCTGA
- a CDS encoding EamA family transporter — MNYIAWALLALLGYTLVPPLAKLATAEIPSDVVLVISNGILIVAAIGLVLATDLSVTEYLTHEDAIYAYGAGVALTVGIISYYRALAAGPVSVVVPIFGMFIATSSVVGILFLDESLTARKAAGIGLAILAVYLTAVE, encoded by the coding sequence ATGAACTACATCGCGTGGGCGTTGCTCGCGCTCCTGGGGTACACGCTCGTCCCGCCGCTGGCGAAACTGGCGACGGCCGAGATTCCCAGCGACGTGGTGTTGGTCATCTCCAACGGTATCCTCATCGTCGCCGCTATCGGCCTCGTTCTCGCAACCGACCTCTCGGTGACGGAGTACCTCACGCACGAGGACGCGATTTACGCCTACGGCGCGGGCGTCGCGCTGACCGTCGGCATCATCTCGTACTACCGAGCGCTGGCGGCCGGACCGGTGAGCGTCGTCGTCCCCATCTTCGGGATGTTCATCGCGACGAGTTCCGTGGTCGGCATCCTCTTTCTCGACGAGTCACTGACGGCGCGAAAGGCGGCCGGAATCGGGCTGGCGATACTCGCGGTGTACCTGACGGCCGTCGAGTGA
- a CDS encoding DUF7282 domain-containing protein: MIRTRTLAVLLALVATGAITAQAGAVPGVAPQQQEGPTGQTADFTIESLTAPESAAPGSNVTVVAVVSNDGPQATQPVEFRVGGAVVDRQWVTLDAGESAAVRFSADTDGLDAGTYTHGVFTPSDGVTAELVLSESFTIEEFDAPETAEAGETVTVDVELENPNDFNTTQEVSFWLAGSPVATEDVTIEDEDTEDVTFNVSTEGVPLGTYTHGVFTRDDGQFAQITVVEPGPTTASVSMADQESDGTTVTIDELVVPSDGYVTIHDESLLDGNVVGSVIGVSEYLEAGTYENVTVELYDVPGAEFDETELTADQTLVAMPHNETTGDETYDFVSSNGTDDGPFLADGQAVTDSAAVTVPGAADNETADTDTVDNETVDNETVDNETVDNETADTDTVDNGSADNATDAGPPTASATLADQTTDGTSVTVTNVSVSEGGYVTIHDASLLDGNVVGSVIGVSEYLEPGEYDEVTVTLFDVPGAEFDETELTENQTLIAMPHRENTGNETYDFVTSGGSDDPPYLTQGGPVVDGGNVTVASA; this comes from the coding sequence ATGATACGAACCAGAACGCTCGCCGTACTACTCGCGTTAGTCGCGACAGGAGCCATCACCGCGCAGGCCGGGGCCGTCCCCGGCGTCGCGCCCCAACAGCAGGAGGGACCGACAGGACAGACAGCCGACTTCACGATAGAGTCGCTCACGGCCCCCGAGAGTGCCGCACCGGGGTCGAACGTGACCGTCGTCGCCGTGGTCAGTAACGACGGCCCGCAGGCGACCCAACCCGTCGAGTTCCGCGTCGGCGGTGCCGTCGTCGACAGGCAGTGGGTCACGCTCGACGCCGGTGAGAGCGCCGCCGTCCGCTTCTCTGCGGACACCGACGGCCTCGACGCTGGGACCTACACGCACGGCGTGTTCACGCCCTCCGACGGCGTGACCGCCGAACTCGTCCTCTCGGAGTCGTTCACCATCGAGGAGTTCGACGCGCCCGAGACGGCCGAGGCCGGTGAGACGGTCACCGTCGACGTCGAACTGGAGAACCCCAACGACTTCAACACGACCCAAGAGGTGTCCTTCTGGTTAGCCGGGTCGCCCGTCGCCACGGAGGACGTGACCATCGAGGACGAAGACACCGAGGACGTGACGTTCAACGTCTCCACCGAGGGCGTCCCGCTCGGTACGTACACGCACGGCGTGTTCACGCGCGACGACGGCCAGTTCGCCCAGATAACGGTGGTCGAACCCGGACCGACGACCGCCTCGGTTTCGATGGCGGACCAGGAATCGGACGGCACGACCGTCACCATCGACGAACTGGTCGTGCCGAGTGACGGCTACGTCACCATCCACGACGAGAGCCTGCTGGACGGCAACGTCGTCGGGAGCGTCATCGGCGTCTCGGAGTACCTCGAAGCGGGGACCTACGAGAACGTCACCGTCGAACTGTACGACGTGCCCGGCGCGGAGTTCGACGAGACCGAACTGACCGCCGACCAGACGCTCGTCGCGATGCCGCACAACGAGACGACGGGCGACGAGACGTACGACTTCGTCTCCAGCAACGGCACCGACGACGGGCCGTTCCTCGCGGACGGTCAAGCGGTGACCGACAGCGCGGCCGTCACCGTCCCCGGTGCGGCGGACAACGAGACGGCGGATACCGACACGGTGGACAACGAGACGGTGGACAACGAGACGGTGGACAACGAGACGGTGGACAACGAGACGGCAGATACCGACACGGTGGACAACGGGTCCGCTGACAACGCGACCGATGCTGGCCCGCCGACCGCCAGCGCGACGCTGGCCGACCAGACTACTGACGGGACGAGCGTCACCGTGACGAACGTCTCCGTCTCCGAAGGCGGCTACGTCACCATCCACGACGCCAGCCTGCTGGACGGCAACGTCGTCGGGAGCGTCATCGGCGTCTCCGAATACCTCGAACCGGGCGAGTACGACGAGGTGACGGTCACGCTGTTCGACGTGCCCGGCGCGGAGTTCGACGAGACCGAACTGACCGAGAACCAGACGCTCATCGCGATGCCCCACCGCGAGAACACGGGCAACGAGACGTACGACTTCGTCACCAGCGGCGGCAGTGACGACCCGCCGTACCTCACGCAGGGCGGCCCGGTGGTCGACGGCGGGAACGTCACCGTCGCCAGCGCCTGA